The proteins below are encoded in one region of Hordeum vulgare subsp. vulgare chromosome 3H, MorexV3_pseudomolecules_assembly, whole genome shotgun sequence:
- the LOC123442338 gene encoding transcription factor bHLH168-like isoform X3 has product MNLAAACTSMEVKAKPARGGKRTRAGVPTATALMEKKESEKERRQRMKALCEKLTSLIPKEHNPHADTMTQLGSLDVAASYINKLKERVDDLQHKKTSAQAMATLLGGSGISTPTITATMSSGAGSPEGGGKLEASPLVVEVRQSDDESMEMRMICSTERPIKLHEVITILEEEGAVIINANHSVTAHKIFCIIHSRAFSTRIGIDVSRISKRLGALV; this is encoded by the exons ATGAACCTAGCAGCTGCCTGCAcctcg ATGGAGGTGAAGGCGAAGCCGGCGAGGggcgggaagaggaccagggccggtGTGCCGACGGCAACGGCcctgatggagaagaaggagTCGGAGAAGGAGAGGCGGCAGCGCATGAAGGCGCTCTGCGAGAAGCTCACGTCCCTCATCCCCAAAGAACACAATCCACACGCT GATACAATGACCCAGCTAGGCAGCCTGGATGTGGCGGCATCATACATCAACAAGCTCAAGGAACGGGTCGATGACCTACAACACAAGAAGACCTCTGCACAAGCCATGGCTACCTTACTTGGAGGTAGTGGCATCTCAACACCCACTATCACCGCTACTATGAGCAGCGGTGCGGGGTCACCAGAAGGAGGGGGAAAATTGGAGGCATCACCACTGGTAGTCGAGGTGCGGCAATCCGACGATGAAAGTATGGAGATGAGGATGATATGCAGTACGGAGAGGCCTATCAAGCTCCATGAGGTGATCACCATCCTTGAGGAAGAAGGGGCTGTCATCATCAACGCTAACCACTCTGTTACCGCCCACAAAATATTCTGCATTATACACTCCCGG GCCTTCAGCACTAGAATTGGCATAGATGTTTCAAGAATTTCCAAACGGCTGGGGGCATTGGTATGA
- the LOC123442338 gene encoding transcription factor bHLH167-like isoform X1, which produces MNLAAACTSMEVKAKPARGGKRTRAGVPTATALMEKKESEKERRQRMKALCEKLTSLIPKEHNPHADTMTQLGSLDVAASYINKLKERVDDLQHKKTSAQAMATLLGGSGISTPTITATMSSGAGSPEGGGKLEASPLVVEVRQSDDESMEMRMICSTERPIKLHEVITILEEEGAVIINANHSVTAHKIFCIIHSRVRTYVAKHDAHMGIRVQDSTIINYTDIVYVA; this is translated from the exons ATGAACCTAGCAGCTGCCTGCAcctcg ATGGAGGTGAAGGCGAAGCCGGCGAGGggcgggaagaggaccagggccggtGTGCCGACGGCAACGGCcctgatggagaagaaggagTCGGAGAAGGAGAGGCGGCAGCGCATGAAGGCGCTCTGCGAGAAGCTCACGTCCCTCATCCCCAAAGAACACAATCCACACGCT GATACAATGACCCAGCTAGGCAGCCTGGATGTGGCGGCATCATACATCAACAAGCTCAAGGAACGGGTCGATGACCTACAACACAAGAAGACCTCTGCACAAGCCATGGCTACCTTACTTGGAGGTAGTGGCATCTCAACACCCACTATCACCGCTACTATGAGCAGCGGTGCGGGGTCACCAGAAGGAGGGGGAAAATTGGAGGCATCACCACTGGTAGTCGAGGTGCGGCAATCCGACGATGAAAGTATGGAGATGAGGATGATATGCAGTACGGAGAGGCCTATCAAGCTCCATGAGGTGATCACCATCCTTGAGGAAGAAGGGGCTGTCATCATCAACGCTAACCACTCTGTTACCGCCCACAAAATATTCTGCATTATACACTCCCGGGTACGTACATATGTTGCAAAACATGATGCACACATGGGTATTAGGGTTCAGGATTCGACCATAATTAATTATACCGACATAGTTTATGTGGCATGA
- the LOC123442339 gene encoding transcription factor bHLH167-like — protein MKSRRQAMVVVPDGAKMERKDVEKNRRLHMKGLCLKLSSLIPAASPHHHLRHYSPSSSSSSPPSTNKDAATQLDQLDGAAAYINQLRARIDDLKRRKQAALSGGNAGACSSSVSAGDYKGATSTSTTALPVVEVRHRDGTLDVALASEAGRPFRLHEVIAVLEQEGAEVVSASFSVVGDKIFYTVHSQALCPRIGLDAARVAHRLRRLAAVSAYVGPPADRT, from the exons ATGAAGAGCAGGAGGCAGGCCATGGTGGTGGTGCCGGACGGGGCCAAGATGGAGCGCAAGGACGTGGAGAAGAACCGGCGGCTGCACATGAAGGGCCTCTGCCTCAAGCTCTCATCCCTCATCCCCGCCGCATccccccaccaccacctccgccattattctccttcctcttcctcttcctcgccgcCCTCCACCAACAAG GACGCGGCGACGCAGCTGGACCAGCTGGACGGCGCGGCGGCCTACATCAACCAGCTCAGGGCCCGGATCGACGACCTCAAACGCCGCAAGCAGGCCGCCCTCTCCGGTGGCAACGCCGGTGCCTGCTCGTCCTCGGTCTCCGCCGGCGACTACAAGGGAGCTACTTCAACCTCTACAACGGCGCTGCCGGTGGTCGAGGTCCGGCACCGGGACGGAACCTTGGACGTGGCGCTGGCGAGCGAGGCCGGGCGTCCCTTCCGGCTGCACGAGGTGATCGCGGTGCTGGAGCAGGAGGGCGCCGAGGTGGTCAGCGCCAGCTTCTCCGTCGTCGGCGACAAGATCTTCTACACCGTCCATTCCCAGGCGCTCTGCCCCCGCATCGGCCTCGATGCCGCCCGCGTCGCCCACCGGCTCCGCCGCCTCGCCGCCGTCTCGGCGTACGTCGGTCCTCCTGCGGACAGGACATGA
- the LOC123442338 gene encoding transcription factor bHLH167-like isoform X2: protein MNLAAACTSMEVKAKPARGGKRTRAGVPTATALMEKKESEKERRQRMKALCEKLTSLIPKEHNPHADTMTQQGSLDVAASYIKKLKERVDELQRKKTSVQAMATLRGVSSISTPTTTTTTSSGAGSLEGEKYLDASPTIVEVRQPNDSSMEVRLICSTEKQIKLHEVITIHEEEGADIVNANHSVAGHKIFYTIHSRAFSTRIGMDVSRITERLKALV, encoded by the exons ATGAACCTAGCAGCTGCCTGCAcctcg ATGGAGGTGAAGGCGAAGCCGGCGAGGggcgggaagaggaccagggccggtGTGCCGACGGCAACGGCcctgatggagaagaaggagTCGGAGAAGGAGAGGCGGCAGCGCATGAAGGCGCTCTGCGAGAAGCTCACGTCCCTCATCCCCAAAGAACACAATCCACACGCT GATACAATGACCCAGCAAGGCAGTCTGGATGTGGCGGCATCATACATCAAGAAGCTCAAGGAAAGGGTCGATGAGCTACAACGTAAGAAGACCTCTGTGCAAGCCATGGCTACCTTACGGGGAGTTAGTAGCATCTCAAcgcccactaccaccactaccacaagCAGTGGTGCGGGGTCACTGGAAGGAGAAAAGTATTTGGACGCATCACCCACCATAGTGGAGGTGCGACAACCTAACGATTCAAGCATGGAGGTGAGGCTGATATGCAGCACGGAGAAACAGATCAAGCTCCATGAGGTGATCACCATCCACGAAGAAGAAGGCGCCGACATCGTCAATGCCAATCACTCCGTTGCTGGCCACAAAATATTTTACACTATACACTCCCGG GCCTTTAGCACCAGAATTGGCATGGATGTTTCAAGAATTACCGAACGACTGAAAGCATTGGTATAA